From a single Centropristis striata isolate RG_2023a ecotype Rhode Island chromosome 14, C.striata_1.0, whole genome shotgun sequence genomic region:
- the LOC131984820 gene encoding zinc finger protein 239-like yields the protein MRAQPRRRPVAINEKQEENHQKTEENKPVSGLTMSCCAVGCKNRNGRKTGLHFYRLPSSRTPFEARRRRLWLLAVKRTDWTPEVIRNSRICSAHFISGEASMDPDSPDFVPSLFTSSIESECVEGPKKKNRRRKRAESSIRSSSSSLPAAPGSTEEPTNQTSERQQELWTDGEDAMVPRAVYNKLKVQYERLQAECVNLFSECDALREENEQLKEELCSTRCLENCRKMDVRPQVLKEEKDSDCLIHQALPSDVQKVIVGEEKQQERSCSLDQDQDLDQDQDLDQDQDQDQDQEELEPPPIKEEQDELWTGQEGEQLLPVPVKNEEDEEKPQSSQLHQAQTEQMETEADGEDCGGPEPGRNSHPDDQTGDSAEPETDDSADWKGTREPQSDLNSLNNNEVPDGDSSCSAGGKQFSCSECGRRFGRKTHLKRHMVTHTGEKPFSCSICKKSFTYSGYLEIHKRIHTGEKPFICSVCGKCFIGSGNLNKHMRIHTKEKPFNCADCGKIFITSGYLKKHLRIHTGEKPLSCSECGKGFIENRDLKRHLRTHTGEKPFSCSVCGKSFTDSGQMKIHMRTHTGERPYSCSVCDKSFTISGNLTKHLINHT from the exons ATGCGTGCGCAGCCTCGGAGGAGACCAGTTGCGATCAatgaaaaacaagaagaaaaccaTCAGAAAACGGAGGAAAACAAACCAGTTTCAGGGCTCACGATGTCTTGCTGTGCTGTCGGATGTAAGAACAGGAATGGAAGGAAAACTGGTCTTCATTTTTATCGGTTACCTTCGTCCAGGACTCCGTTTGAAGCTCGGCGGAGACGGCTGTGGTTGCTAGCCGTGAAACGGACCGACTGGACCCCCGAAGTGATCAGAAACTCTCGGATCTGCAGCGCTCACTTCATCTCAG GGGAGGCGTCTATGGATCCAGACAGCCCGGACTTTGTTCCTTCACTCTTCACTTCTTCCATTGAGAGTGAGTGCGTGGAAGGtcccaaaaaaaagaacag gaggagaaagagggccGAATCTTCCATCAGatcctcctccagctctctcCCTGCAGCACCAGGATCCACTGAGGAGCCAACAAACCAGACTTCAGAGCGCCAACAGGAGCTCTGGACAG ATGGAGAAGACGCCATGGTCCCTCGAGCCGTCTACAACAAACTGAAGGTCCAGTACGAGCGTCTGCAGGCCGAGTGTGTCAACTTGTTCTCTGAATGCGACGCGCTGAGAGAAGAGAACGAGCAGCTGAAGGAGGAGCTCTGCAGCACCAG GTGCTTGGAGAACTGCAGGAAGATGGACGTCAGACCTCAAGTTTTAAAGGAGGAGAAGGACTCAGACTGTCTGATTCATCAAG CTTTACCTTCAGATGTCCAGAAAGTGATTGTTGGTGAAGAaaagcagcaggagaggagctgcagtctggaccaggaccaggaccttgaccaggaccaggaccttgaccaggaccaggaccaggaccaggatcaGGAGGAGCTAGAGCCCCCAcccattaaagaggaacaggacGAACTCTGGACcggtcaggagggagagcagcttcttcctgtccctgtgaagaatgaagaagatgaagagaaacctcagtcctcacagcttcatcaagcACAGACTGAgcagatggaaacagaagctgatggagaggactgtggaggaccagaaccaggaaGGAACTCTCATCCAGATGaccagactggagactctgctgaacctgagactgatgacagtgctGATTGGAAGGGGACCAGAGAACCTCAGTCAGATTTAAACTCTCTCAACAATAACGAAGTCCCTGATGGGGATTCAAGTTGTAGTGCAGGTGGTAAACAGTtcagctgctctgagtgtgggaGAAGGTTTGGCCGAAAGACACATCTGAAGAGACACATGGTGACgcatacaggagagaaacctttcagctgctccatTTGTAAGAAATCGTTTACTTACAGTGGGTATTTAGAGATACACaagagaatccacacaggagagaaacccttCATCTGCTCAGTGTGCGGCAAATGTTTCATTGGAAGTGGAAATCTCAACAaacacatgagaatccacacaaaGGAGAAACCATTCAACTGTGCAGATTGTGGGAAAATATTTATCACCAGTGGATATCTGAAAAAACACCTGAGAATacatacaggagagaaaccacTCAGCTGCTCCGAGTGTGGGAAAGGTTTCATCGAGAATAGAGATCTGAAGAGACACCTGAGAAcgcacacaggagagaaacccttcagctgctcagtgtgtgggaAAAGTTTTACTGACAGTGGACAAATGAAGATTCACATGAGAACTCATACAGGAGAGAGACCGTATAGCTGCTCTGTTTGTGATAAAAGTTTTACTATATCTGGAAATCTGACGAAACACTTGATCAATCACAcatga